CTCAGGATTCCCTACTATTAAACCCATACTACGCATCTTCATTGCATATAGCCATCTTCAACCCTACTATTAAATCCATACTATGCATCTTCATTGCATATAGCCATCTTCAACAACTTTCAGGCACTGTGTCCTCAATTATATAGGCATACTTCATTGTCAATGTAATTGCCTCGATAGGGAAGAAAACTGGCTATATATTTCTATCCAAAACTTCTCCGACATTGAACACTCTTGTCCTCTATGTTCACCTCGTTGTCTCTGAACACCAATTGTAACCCATTGCCAAtaaaatttcttgaactcagaTGATTGCTGCCATCACCTCTGTTCACCTTGATCCATATTCTGGTCCCTCTCGTCATCTCCAATTTTCTTTCGTCACTCTTGTTAATTCCTAAACCTTTGGACCTTACACCCTGGGTTTTCTATTTGATTTCTAAATCATTTGTCCTTTCAACCTATTTTCATCTCATCAGTTTTTATTTCGTTGGCAACCTAAGTGATCTTTTACCATAATATGGAAATTTCCATGGGGTTTCATCATTCTTTCAAGGCAGACAGGAATTTGTTAGATTGGAGAATTATTCCATTAGTATATCTGAGTTTATGGATAGTCGAATGTCATTTGTGGTgctgaaatgaaaattttcagtgGGTCTTCCATCAGATTTCAGCATTCTAGCCAGGGCATTCTGGCCTTGATACCCAGGTTGGAATGTGGTTTTCTTCACCCGAAGCTTCTTTGGAGCAACAGGGGAAAGTTTTGTGTTCGGAGAGGTACAGTCATGGATGCTGTAGCAGTTCCATTTGAGTTCCCAGAAGGCATTGAAGCTAGCAGGTGGTGGACGTTGTTCAGTATCTTGAAGGAATGTTCTGCTAGAGAAGAGACATTCAATGGTTAAATGGTACTGCTGTGGCATTCGTGACCCAACAAAGCTCCAAGAGATTGAACAAAAGGGTTGGTCCAGTGATGAGAAGCTCAACTGGTTCCTATGTGGATATTATTTGTTCAGTTCAGCGAAGGGTGCCAAAGTTGCTGATGACGTGGTGGTTTGTAATTGTTGGGGTCCTATCAGGAATAATTTAACTCTAAGTGCTTCAAATGTTTAGTCAAATGCTGAAAAGGGGAGTGGATCTCAGGATCTGGCTGGGGAGGTTACTTCTATGGAAATTTTGAAAAGGAGGGCTCACCATAATGGGCCTGTTCTTAATTGGCTTATTCAACCTGATGAACAAAGAAGATACTATTTTCTTCTTAGAGGATCATAAGCAGTCTTTGTTACCATTTTGCAATTGTTTAGtaagatttaagaaaataaatttggAGATGAGTGGTTATAGATCTTTGGAGTTGTCCACTTTAGCTAGTTGTGGTATTCAGTGATTCTGCAGTGGCCTCTTGCTTATTACCTTAAGTGGTAATCCTAGGTCATTTGGGTTTTGGAATTCTGTGATGGTGAAGGTTTCCAAGCAAGAAAATGGATGGAAAGGTGTCTTATTCTCTCTAGGCGGCATATCACTCTCATTcaagcttgtctttctagtattcctctctatttttttcttttttgcctaTCTTTAGGATTCCAGTGGGGATCGCTAGAAATATTAAGAGCCATGAGAGATTTCTTATGGTCCAGGATGGGGGAGAAGAAGGATCATTTGGTGAGTTGGCGGTTAGTTTGTATGTCTAAAAAGGAGGGGGGGTTTGGGTCTTGGTAGGTTGGTATCTAAAAACATTGCTTCAATGGGTAAATGGATTGGTGTTTTCCTTTAGAGGAGTTTTTCCTTAGGCTGTTTGGCACAAAGTTATTATATGTAAATTAGTCTTGAAGGGAAATGGGTGGGATTCTAGTGTGGAGTTGAGATTCTCTACAGAGCCCTTGGAAGTGCATTTCGCAAATATATCACCTTCTTACCCCTAATACTAAACTTCATGTGGGTAATGGGTTTCACATTTGGCTTTGGGAAGACATATGGGTGGGTGCTTCATTGCTTCACACTTTTTTTCCTTGTTTGTATAGGCTGTCCTCTTTGCACAATGAAACCATTTCCTCCTCCTACCCAATTGGGAATGATTTCTCTGGTGACTTTCATTTCTATAGGTCTCTAGTGATAGGGAGGGGCTGGAGCTTACGTCCTTCTAGAATGGATATTGATCATGGGTCCTTGCTTCTTTAGGGGaatattcttgaaaaaaaaattgagcattTGACGCATAAATAGTGTTTGGTTTACatttaaatatgtgaaaaagaTACTAACCCCTCCTAAGATTTGAAGAAAAAGATAGGGACCTCCACTatagtttcaaaaattccattgaCCACCCCCTGAGGTccctggaatttttgaaacctcaagggagatcAAGGTCTTTTTGCCAAATCTTAGGGGAAGTCGGTGTCTTTTGCCctttaaataagtacttatttcaaaaagtaCTATTGCAAACTATGTTTGAGGAAAGTAAGGACCTTATAAGAAGTAATCTGCTattacttattataagtactttttcaaataagtactctttccaaaaaaaatatttttttttgtaagtgGTTCCAAGTGATTCCTTAATAGAGTTAACGCTAATAATCTGTTGCAAAGTAGAAGGCCTTTTTAAGGCTTTATCTCCGGATGTATATTGTTTATGTTTTGACAATTCAGAACCTGTTTCTTAGTTGTTTCTTCATTGCTCCTTTTCATGGAGGGTGTGgaatattttttccttttcttttcttttttggggaGAGGATTGGGTGTCCAGAGTCTATAGGTTTTGGCCATCTCTTTTTCTGAATTTGGGAACTAGTGATGGCTCAGCATTATGGGGAAGTGgggttttttttatattttgtgagGGATTTTGTCAGAGCAGAATGCATGCTTACTTACATGAAAGAAAGATATCTTCATCTATGCTTTGGGGATGGGGATGGGGATAGGATCCGGTATTTGGCCCCATTGTGGGCTTTTGCTGCCAGTTGCTTCAGACGATTATCCCTTTCATATCTGCAGAAAAACTAGCAAGCAGGTGCTGTTTCGATTCCTATTTCCTTTAGTTCTTTTATATTataaggaggatttcttatgctccttttttgtgcttttctcttaaataaaatcaatcttttttttttatcccaAAAGAAAATTTATATCCTAAAAACCACTATGAAcacatgcaaaaatttaaattaaagaaacaaaatgCTAAAAGCAAAGAAAAGACACTTGACTAAGAATCAAGACAGTGTGCATAAGGAAATCACCACATATCATGTTTACAGCTAAGGACACCCTTTAAACAGGTATGGCAGACCACAAACAGATATGAGCACATCATAAAACAATTCAAAACTAAGTACGACATTGGATGAGAATCAGACGAAGACAGTACTTAGCAAATCCCAGCATATCGTCCTCACGTTTAAGAAAAGTTCAGGATACTTGTTTACTAAGAGAGGACATCAATATGGCTCAGGTAACACAGTTCTTAGTTTCAACAGAGAGAAAGAAGGATATGAGAAGCTATTTTCTTGTATAAAGTAAGATGATACTGCATAAGCACATTAGACTCAGATTTCAATACGTCTACCAAATAGCAAGAAATTAAGCGGTTGAAACAGAAACTGACCATGCAATGAAAAATATCTTGCTCTTTTGGCAGTTCTCAGAAGTCACAAAATCAAAGTCGTAAACTGCATATCGGCAGTCATTCTCAGGCAAAGCTCCCATGAAATCATCATAGCTCTCAGCCGGACCTCCAGTCTTTTCAACCACAACCTCCTTTTTCTTCTCATCAATCTTAAAAATTACATATCGGTAAACCTTCTTTCTCTGCAATTCCGTAAAGGTGCTTTTGCTGTGATCAGCTACACCCATTCCTGATGAAGCATTTGCCTGAAATGCAAAACCAAAATCATAAATGACTCTTAGAATACACTCAGACACGCATGCATATAGTTACAGCTAAAATCTCTGCAATGAATAGTAAAACATCAACAAACATATAAACTCCTCATAACTTGTAAAGATGGTTTATTGGTCCAACCATCCACAAGTTCTAAATAATAGAAATCTAACAATACGCACAAGGTTGCAACACACAATTAAAGTGTCTTCTCtccaaataataaaatattaaattgtcAATGGTTGATTTGACTCGACCAAtattttaaaaggctcaatcaaggtGAGCCTCAACGTGAATGTTACAAGTATCCCTTGGCATGACTGACTAAATGAATTAAAGTTAGTAGTCTTTGACATCCCATTTGGAGCTTGGGAaatattagggaaaggaaaggaaaattcaaagaAATCCATTTTTTTATGTTTGTTTGTCCAAGAAAATGAGAAGGGGAAAAAAATGTATAAAaccaataaataaaatttttagttttgCACATCATGACCATTTGATTtatcttaatttttaaatatattaaaataattttttatttctaataatatttgataaagagagaaaatatagtgGAAAATAAGTtcccttcttattttcttttcctttcctttgcccaaacaaaatccttgatccaaacagtCCCTGAATGGCCAAAAAGTAGTTCATAATTTATTtgcatattattttctaaaatacaaatttcattatttaaaatataaagctCCCAAAAGGCATATACCTCAATGgtttaaggcttatgccttgcctcaTAAGGATTAAAATGCCTCACCTTATGCCTTCACTTTTCACGTAACTGTTGTATTGAGCACTACGTAGTGGTATCGATGTCTTCCGAGACTGTTACTTGGGGATACTCTGATTCACAACCGTATTAGCCCCTACAATCCATCACAGAATTGTAAAGGCTATTACAAACCATTACAGACCACTACATTATCTGGCTGTGAATGACTGCAATAAGTTTTTGAGcccttttgtttttcatttttcactCTAATACTGCTGCCCAAGCCAGTTTTATCGTTTTGGAGTAATAGGAATTATAAAGAGAAGAAATCTATTGAAGGTCAGTATCCACATCTAGAAATGGTCTTTGAATATAAAGTGAGCCTAGAACTTTTTGCACTACTCCTTTTGAAAAATGACATTGAAAAAATAGGTGATTTCTGCATTCTGGGAAACATTTGCAAAGAACACAGCAAGGAATGATAGAATGATTCCATTTAGAAATTCGGTCCAGGTTCCCAATCTATTAAGAATGCATAGCCAGCAAATAAATGCATGTctgggaatattttgattaaatCAAATAGCTGAATGCCAGTCAACAAAATCAGCTTTACTTTTGAAATGGTTCCAAGCAATAGCAGAGGAAAATCTACCCAAGCTGCACAGATTCCAACTGACATGATCCTCTATGTCAGGCTTGGGCAGGAAATCAGTATTCCTGATGAGTTCTGTAACTCTGACATACTTTCTGACGGGGTATTTCCAATTCCCATCCAAAATAATATCAGCCACCTTAGCATTTAAATAAATTCCCAAATCTACTGCAATATTGTCCCCAAGAGAATTAACCAAGGGACTTACCGGAGTCCAATTATCATGCAGTAAGGTGTTTCTAGCATCTCCAATTGTATGTTTGATTAATGCATAAACTTTATCTCTGACCTTTAGAATTTTCTTCCAAGTCCATGAGCTATTTGGAGAAGGTTTAATTGCCCATATAGACTTATTTCTAAGCTTGTAAGCCAAGATCCATTTAACCCAAAGAAAAGAAGGAACAAATATACCATAATAGCTTTTAGCTGTAATTTCATTCCACTAAGAGAAGAGTTTAATGCCCAAACCACCTTCCTGAAAGGGCTTACAAACCTGCAACCGGCTAACTTTACATCACTTAGCATTCCAGTCATTCCCATGCCACAAGAAGGCCAACATCCTTTCAATATCTTTTACtgaagaaggaagaaaaagagcTAAACTCCAGTAATTCTTTATACTTAACAGAAAAGTTCTAATTAATTGGAGTCTACCAGCAAAAGATAAATGCTTATGTGTCCAAAAAAAATTCTTGTAGCAATTTTCTCAGTAAGGAGGAGGCAATCAAGTTTATTTAACTTGCTTGTAACAAATGGAAGACCCAAATATTTAACATGAAGGATACTTCCATTTACTTCAACAAGTTTAGAATAGCTTCTTTTAAATTGTTTGGAATGCCAGAAGAAAAAGACTAGAGTGAAGGATTGCAGTGAAGACCTGATATAGCAGAAAACAGAATCAGGGAATTTTTCATGCTTCTATAAAAATTAATATCTCCTTGAGCAAAGATCAATAAATCATCAGCAAAACACAGATTAGTGGTATTCAATTTGCTGCAATCCTAATAATACTTCAGTTCAACATGAGTAGCTGCTCCCTTGAGATTCTAGTGAGAAGCTCCATAACAATGACAAAAATGTAGggggagagaagatcaccatGTCTTATCCCTTTTCTCCCTTGAAATCAACCTTAACAATAACCATTGAGACAAATAGAATAATGGGGAGTAGGAATGCATTCTCTCACCCAACTAAAGAATATTTCAGGtgtatatatggttttaaagATCTCTAAAATGAAATTCCAATCCACAGTAGCAACAACTTCACTTACAATACAATGGTGAAAAGTAGAATTGGATGCTTCTTCTGGCCAATAGCAACTAAAGCAGCCAAGATGAAATCGTAATATGTTATATTTAGATTGATTAAAATGTACTAAAATTCATATAAAACATTAGTATGTAGGATTCTAAGACCAAAACAAGTGAATCTATACGTTTTTAACAAGTTTGCTGctgcaaaaaatgaattcataggCATGGTGTGCATCACCCATTACATATTGTCCGAATTGGCCATGGCCATTACACTATGACCATTACAACTACGCTGACTGGTACATTTTTTAAAGCTACAAGGAAGACAGGACACTAAGCAAATATCTTCAAGGATGTCCTTGTGAACTATCCCCATCAACAATGATAATTACAAGTCATCATTACAATCAGTATCATCATCAAAGGGTATCTTTATCAACCTCAAAGAGGAAGATTGCTCCTCAGACCTTAATCAGGAAGGCCCTCCCTCATATCTTCGATGTAAAGGTAGTTCCATTGGGGTGGATCAAATTCCTGTAACTTAAACCAGATCAGTCCCTCATTCATTAAAATGGAAAGGTGGCTCCCATGTCGATAAAGAGTGTTTTGTTTCATAGACTAATATTTTGTAGGATTGGATTAGCTAAATAGCATCAGACCAGACTCGATAAGATGATTATCCTACTCCATGTTTGGTTTGCCATCCATAAGGGATAGGATACAACAGGTGAAATTTTACCTTTTTACTTTTCGATTTTTCTCGCTTTCTAACTCCCTTAGACTGCATTGGCTGGTGGGGGAACCAGCCAGCTCTAGACCATGTGAAGGAGCTAAGAAGCCTCCCCCTAGCCAGTCCTATCCTACACTTGTGCTACACCAAGCATAGGCTAACAGTGCTTAGCCAAGCCTAGCCCATGAAACAAACACGCCCTAAACATGATGGTTCCTCATACAATTGGCAATAAACTGGAGTTGTTCATCATTGTCATTaataacaaacaaaaaaaaaaaaaagccatgcAAAAAGGTGGGGTTAAAGAGCACCATTGTTGCCTTGCTGCGAAGGAGGCAACCCTTGCTTAAAAAGCAAACTTATAAGTGATTGTTACActataaattaatttaaaatggCATCAAATAAGTTAAAATGGTGTCACGGaatgaaagaagaaagaaaaaagctAAATATTCAAACAAAATATAGATCACTGAAAGAACAAACTTCAACATAgaagaaaaatagaaatttttttgGATGCTATGACAAATGGCTATGAGACTCCACCACTAAAGGTGCTAAGATGGGTTGCTAAACATCCCCTCTTGACATCAACATGCATGCGGTGAGGATATGACCTCAAAGAAGGAGAACAAGAGAAgggggaagagaaagaagaagaagatgcaaaCAGGAAACACACGACTTCTCAATTTCAAATTCACAAACCGAATTTACATGGTTTCAACACACAAATTACACAAAAGATTAAAATACaagaaaataacaaataaaaatttataaacccCTATGAACACATTTATGTACGAACAAGCCCCAAATACACATAAGTCTAACTAATAATCAAAGGTTCAAAATAATCCATCCACTAACCAATTCCCATCCTACATCAGTTCCCCCATGTCAAAGAACTTGATTCCATCAAGTTGGAAAAGCACAAGGAGTTCATCACCATGAAGGAATCATCTCGCTTACTTCAAAGAGTGCAGCAAATCTTGAGAAGAAGGATATCACACCACACTAACTCCATAATTGAACCAATCTTGAAGGTAAGCAAGCAACAATCATGGGCGTTCAAGCTAGGATTATTCACCCAAGCAATCTTGTATGGATCAAGATGTGACTAAGCCTCAAATTAACTTTTTCACAACTTTAGAAACTATATTAGTATGACTGCCAAGAACAATAACAAAATTACAAAGTTATTTGTGACAAATCACCCATGTCTAAAAAATGTCGGTTCATCTCCAATCTTCATTTCTTTCAAACTCGTTGGAGGAGAGAATAGGTCAAAGTACTAAACAATCTCCCACATTGCCATCTTCATCTAAGTCACTTGGAACTTCTATCTAAGCTTCAATTACTTCGGTGGCATCATCACCTTTTTCAGCAATTACCATTACCTGGTTAGGGCATTGTCCAGCTCAATGCCAAAACTTGAgcatttgaaaaactcaattgaACCTTTAAAGTTGGTTTTGAGCGATCTAGACTTCCACATTGTAGCAGCCTCAACTCCTTTGCCCAATTGTTCAACTAAACATCTTTAACACAATTCCACATTTCCACTAGTAATCTCGCAACATGCGTTGCATCTCCAACTATAATGAGCCGACATGCAGCAAGCCTGAGGCAATGTGGATTTCAAGTTTTCAACCCTTTCATGCATAAAACAATCATCACATATTCTTTCCATTCTATGTCAGCAAGAGTACCCAAATGATAGAGCTACTAGTGCAATCTACTATTATCCTAACTTCTTGCTTCATATTAAAAGTTGTGAACGGACACGTTCATAGTAGTGGGGAGCTACAAATGGTTCATGCATGGCATGCTTCATCTCATTCCATATTCTAATCTCACCATATCTTCTCCTTCTAAAGACCTCCTTTAGTTTCAGCCACCTAATTTGAGCAGTTCCCTTCCATTTGGATTCATCCAAATAAAACTTCCAAGCTTCATTCATGGCACACTACCAAAAAACATTTCTCCAAAAAATACACACAACCACCAAAATCAAGAAGACCATCATCATTAAAATATGAAACTTCCAATTTAATCTGTCATTCAAACAATCATTTTTTCTGTTTTCATGCAACTCAAAAGTGTGGGGAATAACAACAATACCACTTTATTTTTGGCAAGAGAATCAACTAGCCTTTACCCAAAGCTGCAACTTCAATCGCTAACCTATTCAATGAACTAGTAACGGTCTCCAAAGCATTTTCTACATTTTGTACTCAACTAGACAACTTCTTCACCTCTGCAAATAATTCAACCTTAGTCACCATGTTGCAGATTTTTTAACTTTTTGGTGCCGCGATGTCCCCAGGAACGAGGGTGCCTCGAGGAGGGCAAAATAAAAATGATAGATTTATTTTCGTGAAAAATggatattggagtcgccactaaccttttggagtgtcgttagaacacgtgattaccacccaattaagggtagaatcggtctgcgttaccatgatcaggatcgggagttcagttatgtgaggggaaggtactagcaccccctacactacctaattaattgaaaattatccctaaattaaatttaatagccttCCTTTGAACAATTTACAAAACACCAATAAATCACACAAGTATTCACAATTTTTCACATAATATGCATACAATAATACATCCCTCAGAACTAGGACACATGAAGCTTAAAAAGCTTAtgcccctttttgaaatcatagggaaaaaaatcaagaaaataatttaataaaataactcCTAGATTTGTTTCAAAGAGATTATAGAATTTTCCTAAATATTAggtaatattttcaaatttttgggaGGTTTTTAGACTCATTCAGGATGAAAAATGTGCAAAAGTAAT
This genomic stretch from Malania oleifera isolate guangnan ecotype guangnan chromosome 3, ASM2987363v1, whole genome shotgun sequence harbors:
- the LOC131150685 gene encoding actin-depolymerizing factor-like isoform X2, whose protein sequence is MHLMANASSGMGVADHSKSTFTELQRKKVYRYVIFKIDEKKKEVVVEKTGGPAESYDDFMGALPENDCRYAVYDFDFVTSENCQKSKIFFIAWSPSVSRIRAKMLYATSKDRFRRELDGIHYEIQATDPTEMDLDVLRDRAH
- the LOC131150685 gene encoding actin-depolymerizing factor-like isoform X3, which encodes MGVADHSKSTFTELQRKKVYRYVIFKIDEKKKEVVVEKTGGPAESYDDFMGALPENDCRYAVYDFDFVTSENCQKSKIFFIAWSPSVSRIRAKMLYATSKDRFRRELDGIHYEIQATDPTEMDLDVLRDRAH
- the LOC131150685 gene encoding actin-depolymerizing factor-like isoform X1, with product MLSRDVYLHKVLALSLSLYTVLFLSAIAAAMSFGGANASSGMGVADHSKSTFTELQRKKVYRYVIFKIDEKKKEVVVEKTGGPAESYDDFMGALPENDCRYAVYDFDFVTSENCQKSKIFFIAWSPSVSRIRAKMLYATSKDRFRRELDGIHYEIQATDPTEMDLDVLRDRAH